A single genomic interval of Tursiops truncatus isolate mTurTru1 chromosome 1, mTurTru1.mat.Y, whole genome shotgun sequence harbors:
- the MLLT11 gene encoding protein AF1q, which yields MRDPVSSQYSSFLFWRMPIPELDLSELEGLGLSDTSTYKIKDSSVGKTTGQATGAEQEKNPEGDALLEYSTFNFWRAPIASIHSFELDLL from the coding sequence ATGAGGGACCCTGTGAGTAGCCAGTACAGCTCCTTTCTTTTCTGGAGGATGCCCATTCCAGAACTGGATCTGTCGGAGCTGGAAGGCCTGGGTCTGTCAGATACATCCACCTACAAGATCAAGGACAGCAGCGTTGGCAAAACAACGGGGCAAGCAACCGGAGCAGAGCAGGAGAAAAACCCTGAAGGCGATGCCCTCCTCGAGTACAGCACCTTCAACTTTTGGAGAGCTCCCATTGCCAGCATCCACTCCTTCGAATTGGACTTGCTCTAA